In Juglans microcarpa x Juglans regia isolate MS1-56 chromosome 1S, Jm3101_v1.0, whole genome shotgun sequence, the genomic stretch AtaagtactaattaattaaattagaatatatatgatcaaattagTACTGTTACGATTCAGTGGTCCAAATTCTCATTGATGATCTTAAcatcatgatatataattaagtactacttcttcaaattaaaaacactttttGTGAGAAAGGAGATCAGATATAATAAGATATAATAATGCAACGTCTTGTCCTTAATTAACAATGATGAGACCGGTTAATTACGATCATTCATGAGAACCTATTTGTTAATTAAGGCTCCGTttaatgttgaactgagttgagatgagttaaaatctttataaatagtagtaagttgagatgatagaatAAGTTTTATGgagcccacctaagatgagtttagaggtattatgagaagttgaaaaagattgtggatcccacatgtaaagaggcgttgagttgaaaaaaattgtaagtctcacgtataaagaggttttgagttgagtgatgtttagtgaTTTAGGAATACTTGTTTGTTTAGATGTTAGGATAAGTCTAAAACAAAATTCAACTAAGATGAGCTGAGCTCATTTAaggatccaaacgaagcctaagttatatatatatatttatttatttatatggatGAGTAGTAGTAGATAAGAAGAATATTATGGGGCTTGACACATATATAACTCATTATACACAAAGCCCTTCAATTTGCAAAtaaaaagtactatatatagcTAGTTTCATATCATGTGGAGACAAATGATTAGACCAGATTTTGCTTATGCCTTCGCTAATTCATTGATTTACGCGTGTTATAAGATCCTATATTAATGGTGGATTAATAGCTATTATGCCAATCATTTGGCCACCTTATTACTCTTCCTGCATGCATGGCTATTTAATTCTTCATTTTTGAAGAATGATTGTTCCCGCCCAAAATGACAGggataattattattatttgaaaagcgttatagttataaagagattatacaaaaataaactcataaattgatgtggtttaatgtgatatgttatatttactttacaataaaattaattaattttacaatctgacatatcacatcaagtcaccGACTCAAATTTTGGGCTTACTTTTATGCAATTCCTTTATGCATGGCTAAAGTAATATTTCTCGCtattttttcattgaaaaaattaggttgcttattattcacaaaaaaaaaaaaaagagaatttgtcaataattattttgaaaacaaagaaagaaaaaggaagagttAGGGAGGATATTCCAGTATCTCCATGCATCGCGGTATCTAGCCTCCCACCCGAAGAGAGGTAAGAAGGGGATAATTATTACCTAAGGCTCCCACCCTTAGGCTagatttggatacaaaaagtattttatttcatcttatctaattagtacaattttatatatataaaagttccAAATTCGATGATTTCCTGTcggattaaaaaaacaaaaggtttATCTGCATTGGGCGCAATGTCTTTTCCCTCTATGCAAGAAACCAACCATATTTAGTATATATTCACTACTCTCACCGCCGGAGATTAATGATTTTTGTGATCACCCTCCGATCCGGCCATTAACAACTTTAACCAAAATCTAATTTGATAAAGattgttttgcataaaagaaattaataaaattatctatctCTACGTACGGATTAACTACTACTGAGTcactttttcagtttttttactATAAATTATCTCTCGTACATGAGGTAATTTATGGAGATTGGGTCATCTTCAAGCAAAGGGAGTTCCCACGTactctcacactctcttgcatGCATGGTTGGAAGAGTAGGGTAGAAAATCTGCCTTTGCTTTTATATAACCTCATCTTCTTCAGTACTACCTACCCTCTTTACCTTTTTCCATTTTCGCTCGTGATTACAATTATCCGCAAATCTTTAATAACTTCTTCTTTACTTCCTTTATATATGTCTTagatctcatcatatgcattcTTTTTCGAAAGGTAACACgagtatattataaaattaatgatactctaattttatcattaatattattatctcaattattaaaataattattctcatcaactactattcactatctcacacgatacattatattaaaaaaaaaccatttcaaATACAAGATAtggaataaataataattgatatatagtaaaactctaattattatATCCATCATTGTAATATATTtcaagtaaatttatatattcattaCTTTAACATATAGATAGTCACTTAAAATATGTCATACCAACAAATATAATTGAAGACGATAGAATCTATAACAATCGAAGAAGATCGGCAATTCTCTATATgttaacctataataaaacaAGAgcgaaggaaagaaaaaagagagagagagagagagagagaattaagtAAAgggtggttaaaaaaaaaaaattgctggtATTTAcaataagataaatattattttatcaaagtAAACCCCCAAACCATTAACTCCAAagactaaaaaagaaaaaggaaaatttccaAGTTCTATGCATGGAAGTTACATAATTAAGCCATTGGCAATGGCTCGATTGGTATCGAAATGCGTTGTTTCATAAACGGGCAATTCTTCACGGTACCTCTCGATCCCAATACCTGAAAGATTATCCAATTCAAACAGATCAGAGCTTGAACAACTGgctgcatcatcatcatcttcttcctcagaAGAATCTCCATTGTCGTGATCTTGAAGAACCACCTCTCTCATATCCATGTTCTGCTTTTCTTTATGATAATTCTTGAACAGGCCATCTTTGGTAACTTCCTCAACCCGATAATTGCCACTCATGACATAACATTTGATTTCCTCGTCCCCCTCTGTTCCTATGGTAGAAACAGCCATTATCCCCGGTTTGTCCTGATCAGGTAGACTTTTATGCCCGCATGGCCTGCAATCCTCGTCCACAATCACACTAACAGGGCAAAACCGCACCGACCTTTTCGCACCGCTGGTGCTATTGCTGAATTTGCTTCTCGTAGGCGGTGTCGTGATTAGACAAGACCGCGAAAACGAAGACGCGGAAGAACATGTGGACGTTGTGGTTGTAGACTTGGATTTTCTCTCCGAACTGGTTGAATCATACCCTCCAACGACTGAGGACGACGACATCTTTTCCTTCTTTGCGTTTCCTGCAGTGAAAAGTGAGTTGAGAAAGCTCGCGAGGCGTCCACCGGGAGATATCGGCTGCTTCACCTTCTTCAAATCTCCGTAGATTTTCAGGGCCTTGGATTTGGTCTTCACAAAACCGTTCTCGTGCTTTGGCTTTTGCGTTGAAGAAGAAATATAATCACTTCGTTCACCATAGCCACCACCAAACTTCTCCGATAGAGGCTTCTCGGAAAAACCGGTCCGAATAGGTTTCGGCCTCTGCATAGAGTAACACGAAGCCCTTGGTTTCGACGCATGAACGGGTTCCGACTCGGACGAAGAGAACCCTGCTCCGGAGCTGGACTCCGAAGAGCTCGAGCTGGAATTCTGCAACATGAAACCGCGGTCATCTCTCGATTTTCTTTCTAAGTCCGCCGTGGAGTTCCGGCGACCCGATaccttttctttcactttcctGTCAATCCAGTAATTATCGATCATGCATGGTCGTCGGAAGCTCGCAATTTCTGCTTTTTGTCCTTTTAGGCCATCGCTCTGTTTCTTTCTCATGGTTTCTCTGTAAAGAATGATTTCTTCTTCCCGTTCTTTGCCGTGGCCTTCGTCGATGGACTGATAAATGGTGTCGAGAAGAGTGGAAGAGAAAGATGGGTTGTCTCTCCGGTGTCGGTGGCGATCTTCTCGTAACGATTTGCCCCACCTATCCATGCTTTTCTATACAAGTACAGCAAGGAGATCTACAAGGGAGAGAATGAAGGGAACCAAGAATCGTAAAACAATGAGTTCTTAAAcgatatcaattatttattcttaATATCTTATTGTCtgctttagagagagagagagagagtgagagagaagagagaggccGGGTCAGTGGAGGAAAGCATAATTGTACGTGAAAGAAGTAAGAAAAGATGATCTGCAACACAAGGAGTACTACTGTTCGTGTTCTGTTTCTTGTTTCAAGAGAGAGCAAATGAAGAGGGAGAAAAAGCAACTTGGGCATTGATGGATGCTTGATcgcccagagagagagagagagagagagagcaaagaaAGCCAAAAGCCACGGTggtggagagaaagagagagtagaagatgattgagagagagagcgcccTCCTTTTAGAAGCTGTTCCTATTACGGGCTAGTTTTATAAGGACGGATGGatatcatgtatttatttgCAACCCCTTCATGTTTTATACACTCAAAACATTATTGAAATGAATTTCACGTTATAAAAAAACGTATtgactttttaatttcttttatgattataataatCAACGTCCCTTGACAAATGGTACATTGACACGTCAAACTTATAACTAGTAAAATTGTTCCCACCTATGACATCTCtcaattaaattcttttttgaatttaaaattttcaaatgaaaaatagatagacatattaaataaattttaaaatatatatatttaatattaactaaaaatCAACAcagacaataataaatattataaaattaattttatatatttactttttttttttttacggaataagtttaaaaataaaaagactgtGTGAATATATAAAGTCCAACCTCGACTAATCTACCAATTATGAACTCGTTTTTCTCCCTAGCTTCCCattatttaattgaaatatttataatatatatatatatatataatatgataatttGCCACCTCCGCATGAAGTGACATTAGTTT encodes the following:
- the LOC121247155 gene encoding protein BIG GRAIN 1-like A, whose product is MDRWGKSLREDRHRHRRDNPSFSSTLLDTIYQSIDEGHGKEREEEIILYRETMRKKQSDGLKGQKAEIASFRRPCMIDNYWIDRKVKEKVSGRRNSTADLERKSRDDRGFMLQNSSSSSSESSSGAGFSSSESEPVHASKPRASCYSMQRPKPIRTGFSEKPLSEKFGGGYGERSDYISSSTQKPKHENGFVKTKSKALKIYGDLKKVKQPISPGGRLASFLNSLFTAGNAKKEKMSSSSVVGGYDSTSSERKSKSTTTTSTCSSASSFSRSCLITTPPTRSKFSNSTSGAKRSVRFCPVSVIVDEDCRPCGHKSLPDQDKPGIMAVSTIGTEGDEEIKCYVMSGNYRVEEVTKDGLFKNYHKEKQNMDMREVVLQDHDNGDSSEEEDDDDAASCSSSDLFELDNLSGIGIERYREELPVYETTHFDTNRAIANGLIM